From a region of the Nitrospira sp. genome:
- a CDS encoding nitrate oxidoreductase subunit beta produces the protein MPEVYNWQLGRKMLYPYEERHPKWQFAFVFNINRCLACQTCSMADKSTWLFSKGQEYMWWNNVETKPYGGYPQFYDVKITQLIEQVNPGGQVWNVRVGRKHHAPYGVFEGMTIFDAGAKVGQAAIGYIPTDQEWRFVNIYEDTATSMRALVEGIDKTGFSRDEPWKMTGSSLPEHETFFFYLQRICNHCTYPGCLAACPRKAIYKRPEDGIVLIDQNRCRGYKKCVEQCPYKKPMYRGTTRVSEKCIACYPRIEGKDPLTGGEPMETRCMAACVGKIRMQSLVRIGEDGLWAEDRWHPLYYAIRVEQVALPLYPQWGTEPNGYYIPPRHSPRGYARQMFGPGVDNAIEKYLVPSRELLAVLQLWRASQQIVFRYDVIPGPKVFETQIHGKRFEMYNDTVLGFNKSGKEVARIQVEEPIYIRPAERVTWL, from the coding sequence ATGCCTGAAGTCTATAACTGGCAACTGGGGCGGAAGATGTTGTACCCGTACGAGGAACGACATCCGAAGTGGCAGTTTGCCTTTGTGTTCAACATCAACCGGTGCCTGGCGTGCCAGACCTGCAGCATGGCGGACAAGTCGACGTGGCTGTTCTCCAAGGGGCAGGAATACATGTGGTGGAACAACGTGGAGACCAAGCCCTATGGCGGGTACCCGCAGTTCTACGACGTGAAGATCACGCAGCTGATCGAACAGGTCAACCCCGGAGGGCAGGTGTGGAACGTGCGGGTGGGCCGCAAACACCATGCGCCCTACGGCGTGTTCGAAGGGATGACCATCTTCGATGCGGGGGCCAAAGTGGGCCAGGCCGCGATCGGGTACATTCCGACCGACCAGGAATGGCGGTTCGTGAACATCTACGAAGACACCGCCACCTCCATGCGGGCCTTGGTCGAAGGGATCGACAAGACCGGCTTCTCCCGGGACGAGCCGTGGAAAATGACGGGGAGCAGCCTGCCGGAGCACGAAACCTTCTTCTTCTACCTGCAGCGGATCTGTAACCACTGTACCTACCCGGGCTGCTTGGCCGCCTGCCCGCGCAAAGCGATCTACAAGCGGCCGGAGGACGGCATCGTCTTGATCGATCAGAACCGCTGCCGGGGGTACAAGAAATGTGTCGAGCAGTGTCCGTACAAGAAGCCGATGTACCGGGGGACGACCCGAGTCAGTGAAAAGTGTATCGCGTGCTATCCCCGGATCGAAGGCAAGGATCCGCTGACGGGCGGCGAGCCGATGGAAACGCGCTGTATGGCGGCCTGCGTCGGCAAGATTCGCATGCAGAGCCTGGTGCGGATCGGGGAGGACGGCCTCTGGGCGGAGGATCGGTGGCACCCCCTGTACTACGCCATTCGGGTCGAGCAAGTGGCGCTCCCGCTCTATCCGCAATGGGGGACCGAGCCCAATGGCTACTACATTCCGCCGCGGCACAGCCCGCGCGGCTATGCCCGGCAGATGTTCGGTCCCGGGGTCGACAATGCCATCGAGAAGTATCTCGTGCCGAGCCGGGAACTGTTGGCCGTGCTGCAGCTGTGGCGGGCCAGCCAGCAGATCGTCTTCCGCTATGACGTGATTCCCGGGCCGAAAGTCTTCGAGACGCAGATCCACGGCAAGCGGTTCGAGATGTACAACGATACGGTCTTGGGCTTCAACAAGTCGGGCAAGGAAGTCGCCCGTATTCAGGTCGAGGAGCCCATCTATATTCGCCCCGCCGAACGCGTCACCTGGCTCTAG
- a CDS encoding RNA polymerase sigma factor: MMSVHSLPTNALSVVGLPMADEAPPGRATTDDEELLRRIGRGEIDRFADLISRYQKHVIRIVSRRVPADRVDEIAHDVFVRAYVGLAQFSRSVAFEHWLAGIAVRTCYDFWRTRKSEALPVSALTAEHQQWMDHVLASQSDDQFCEQARRREAAEVLEWALEQLSPENRAVLTLVHLEGHSVREAAQLLGWSIINVKVRAHRARQALRTILINNHWESEHDAGR; this comes from the coding sequence ATGATGAGTGTCCATTCGCTTCCGACGAATGCGCTCAGTGTGGTGGGACTGCCGATGGCCGATGAAGCACCGCCAGGTCGGGCAACCACAGACGACGAGGAGCTTCTTCGCCGTATTGGCCGGGGAGAGATCGATCGCTTTGCCGATCTCATCAGCCGATACCAGAAGCATGTCATTCGAATCGTCAGTCGGCGAGTCCCCGCGGATCGTGTCGACGAAATCGCCCACGATGTGTTTGTCAGAGCCTATGTCGGATTAGCACAATTCTCGCGTTCGGTCGCATTTGAGCATTGGCTCGCCGGGATCGCCGTACGGACCTGTTATGACTTCTGGAGGACGCGGAAAAGCGAGGCGCTGCCGGTCAGCGCCCTGACTGCTGAACATCAACAGTGGATGGACCATGTATTGGCGAGCCAGTCGGACGACCAATTTTGTGAGCAGGCCCGGAGACGGGAAGCGGCGGAGGTGTTGGAGTGGGCACTTGAACAACTCTCTCCGGAGAATCGCGCGGTACTGACCTTGGTCCATCTCGAGGGGCATTCCGTTCGCGAAGCGGCACAGCTATTGGGATGGAGCATCATCAACGTCAAGGTCCGAGCACACCGCGCTCGACAGGCGCTTCGCACGATCCTCATCAACAATCATTGGGAGAGCGAACATGACGCCGGAAGATGA